CATGCCAGACATTATTGCCCCAGTTTTTGAGGTCAGGGTCTAGCTGGTAACGGTCAATCAAGTCTAGAAATTCCTGATCTGACAACTTCTTAGCATAGTCATGAAGAAGACCTGCTAGACCAGCTTTCTCAGCATCAACTCCGAATCGTTCTGCTAGCTCTATGGCTGCACGCTCCACACCCAAGCAATGGGTTAAGCGTTTTTCAGGTAGAAGCTCTGCCATTTTTTCCAACAAAGCCTCACGGGAACAGTTGATATAGTCTTGATAGGCCATCAGTAGAGCCCCTCCTTCTCGATGTAGTCTAGCACCGGCTGAGGTAGGAGAAAGTTGGGTTTTCGTCCTTGGGCAAGGAAGTCACGCACCATACTAGACGAGATATCCATGAGAGGCACATCCACCCAGATAACGGGATAGGAAGTCCCTGCCTTGTAGCGTGGGCGCTGAACCCCTACAAACTGAACCATGTCAACCAATTCATCAATTCGGTACCACTTGGGCAGATAGTCTACCATGTCGGCACCGATGATAAAGTAATAATCTGTATCTGGATTCTTCTCAGTTAGAAGCTTCATGGTGTCGTAGGTATAAGAAATGCCCTTGCGCTCTAGCTCGATTGTTTCAATGTCCAGACCTTCAATCCCCTCAATCGCCAATTCAAGCATCTTGAGACGATGGTGTTCAGGGATGGTTTCCTTTTTATCTACGTGAGGAGGTTGGTACTCAGGCATGAGCAAAACTTGATCCAGTCCTAACTGCTGGCGTACTTGGTCCGCAACGATGAGATGGGCATTGTGAACAGGGTTAAAATTCCCCCCTAAAATCCCGACTTGTTTGCGTTTTTTCTCCTTGATTTCTGGCTCCAACTCTACCTTGGTAAAGGGAGTCAATAGTTCGATTGCCATAGGCTAGTCTCCTTTATTTCTCTGTAAAAACAGTTGTTTGGAGTATGGGGGTCAAATTTCTTTGACTTTCTTAGAAATCTTGCAATTTTCTTTCTTGCTGGATTGTTTAAACAAGATTAAGATGCGTCCAATCTTTTGGACAGTATCCACACCGATTTCTTCTTCCAAGATTTCAGCTACTTCGTGGATATTTTCATCTGTGTTTTGCAAGAGCGTTACTTTAATCAATTCGCGGGCGTCAAGAGCCTGACGGACACTGGTTTTGATTTGGTCGTTAAGTCCATTTTTCCCGATTTGGATGATGGGTTTGAGGGTGTGTGCCTGACTGTTGAGGAAGGCACGTTGTTTTGATGTTAATGACATAATTTCTTCCTTATTTTTTGATAGTTATTTTAGGTAGTGAGGGACGGTCGGAACTAATTTTCCAAAGATCTCATCTTTGAAAAATGGATTTCCTGGCCTCACAATTGAGCCTTGGTCTCAATTGTGCCCCTTGCCAATCTAATGATTGGCAAGACACCACGGCAATAACTATCTCTTTATGAGCTCACTTTGTTCGCTCAGTGATTTCATTTTAAATAATTGCTTTTCGTGTGACAACTGCGACGCCTTCTGGTGCCCAGACGGCGACTTTGGCGGTGCCTGTTACGCGAATCCAGCCTAGGCCTGAGATAACTAGGTCTGTCTTGTCCTTGATGGTAAATACATGTTGGACTAGTTTTGGAAAATCTTCTTTTTCCTTGCTATTTGGTGGTGTCAGAAGGGTTCCTACATGCTTGTCATAGAAAGCACTAGCTCCTTCAAGCTTGGTTCGGTGGAGTTTGAGTTCATTATCAAAGAAGGCTGTGAATCCTTGCTTTTCACCCGCAATGAAGTCAAAGCGTCCGAGACCGCCTAGAAACAGTGTTTGTTCAGGATTGAGCTGATAGGTTTTGGGTTTAATTTCCTTTTTAGGGCTGACATACTTGAGGTTTTTAGCCGTCAAGTAGTGAGCCATCTGGTGGCGGTGGATAATTCCCGGCGTATCGTAGATATAAGAACCGTCGTCAAGCGGAATCTCAATTTTGTCCAAGGTTGTCCCTGGGAAGCGCGAAGTCGTGATGACATTCTGATCACCCGTGATTTCTTGAATGATGGCATTGATGAGGGTTGATTTTCCAACGTTTGTCACGCCAACAACATAGACATCACGGCCCTTACGGTAGTGTTCGATTTTGTCAATGACTTCCTTAATAGCATGTTTATTTTGTGCCGAAGTTAGGACGACATCGACTGGACGAAGACCTTCTTCGTGGGCACGTTCCATGAGCCACTGGCTAATCTTGCCTGGTTTAACTGACTTGGGCAGGATATCTTTTTTATTTCCCACCAAAAGGACATCATTGCCCGATACAAAGCGTGGCAAGCCTGGAATGACAGAGCCATTAAAATCAAAGATATCAATGACATTGACCACTAAGGCATCACTGTCTCCCACCTCGTGCAAGAGCTTGAGGAAATCATCGTCCGTCAACTGGACATCCGTGATTTCATTATAGTGGCGGAGACGGAAACAGCGTTGGCAATAGACTTCGCCAGTTTCCAAACCTTTTTCAAGTGCCGACTGGGGGGTAAAACCAAGACCAGCCTTATCTGTCGTCTGAATGGTTGCTCCACAACCAATACAGAGAATTTCTTCCATAGTTAAATTCCTTTTTTATATGTAATCGGTCCGTACGTTTCAGTGATTTTTCGCTTCACAC
The Streptococcus toyakuensis genome window above contains:
- a CDS encoding nicotinate-nucleotide adenylyltransferase, translated to MAIELLTPFTKVELEPEIKEKKRKQVGILGGNFNPVHNAHLIVADQVRQQLGLDQVLLMPEYQPPHVDKKETIPEHHRLKMLELAIEGIEGLDIETIELERKGISYTYDTMKLLTEKNPDTDYYFIIGADMVDYLPKWYRIDELVDMVQFVGVQRPRYKAGTSYPVIWVDVPLMDISSSMVRDFLAQGRKPNFLLPQPVLDYIEKEGLY
- the yhbY gene encoding ribosome assembly RNA-binding protein YhbY yields the protein MSLTSKQRAFLNSQAHTLKPIIQIGKNGLNDQIKTSVRQALDARELIKVTLLQNTDENIHEVAEILEEEIGVDTVQKIGRILILFKQSSKKENCKISKKVKEI
- the yqeH gene encoding ribosome biogenesis GTPase YqeH; translation: MEEILCIGCGATIQTTDKAGLGFTPQSALEKGLETGEVYCQRCFRLRHYNEITDVQLTDDDFLKLLHEVGDSDALVVNVIDIFDFNGSVIPGLPRFVSGNDVLLVGNKKDILPKSVKPGKISQWLMERAHEEGLRPVDVVLTSAQNKHAIKEVIDKIEHYRKGRDVYVVGVTNVGKSTLINAIIQEITGDQNVITTSRFPGTTLDKIEIPLDDGSYIYDTPGIIHRHQMAHYLTAKNLKYVSPKKEIKPKTYQLNPEQTLFLGGLGRFDFIAGEKQGFTAFFDNELKLHRTKLEGASAFYDKHVGTLLTPPNSKEKEDFPKLVQHVFTIKDKTDLVISGLGWIRVTGTAKVAVWAPEGVAVVTRKAII